The sequence cttccagtaacaagatAAACAGTGAAGTGAAGTCTCCCGCTTTGTTTGCGTTGATGTGGGCGGTTCGCTGCTTGCGCCTCCATgtggctgattataataacaaaccgaAATTAGCTcgtaaaaataattaggtctgactagaaagactggacatggggttggtttcatacagattacgttaacacatgatatttgttttcaataagaCTTAccccatttaaaagtagacatatcaggctttctatagatatctctctcatgtctctgtgttttgtattcgctgagttttagttcattttagtgacgcatttcttaatgaGGATCACAGACAACAACGCGGCTGACtgcataccctgtttgtttgctttatttcaaaaaaccacagagtgttgttgttattatgagtgtacacaaagAAAAGTGAATTCCTTACAGATTCCACTGATGTATTTctcttatctgtacgatcaaaaatgacggagaAATTGAAGTTCTTCTTGGCGTTATCATAAAAACGGCCACAAACGcgtttttcgaccccagagggttataTCGTTATAATAAAGTTCAACGCAACTGATCAAAACAAGCCAATGATGTAAAAGATCACGTACAGTAAATGTACAGTGTAAAACcctaaaaaccataaaaataatcaCCCCGGATGTCACGCCATGCTCATACCCATCAAATGTCACTATTAAACTGAAAGCTACAAGCAGATGGCAGTGCacttatacaaaataaatatgccTTTAATTTGacatactattattattattattcaacctGGCACTAAAGCCATATTTACTAAACTACTACATGAAAACACAATCTTGGCACAGCGGCCCAAAATCCAAAAAAACGGGGAAAAAACTACTCACTCATTTTAGTGTCATTCTCTAGACCTTTCTTTGAGCAAATTCATCCACAGTGGTGTTTAATTCAAGCCTTCACATGTTACCAATGGAAAGCATGACTACAAACTACAAAACTACACTTtgataaacttttaataataaactgttgttgttgttttttcagacAGAATCAtcatttctattcattttacACAGAATTATGTGATGTGATGAGCATTAGCTGCTTCCAGTGCTGTCTGCCTGTGTTTCCTCTGCTGAGATTGATGTTATGACTCCATGCACATATTTCACTCATCTCATATTACATGCCTGTAACACACCCCATCTCTCCCTATGATGAAGTTACTTTCGCTTTCTGTCTTTGCACATAACTAAGGGCTAAAAGACTGCAAGTGCAAAATACACATTTGCATACAAAGAAAGATAAAATTCAAACTTAGAATTGACTATTAAAGTCAGATGGTGTCTCCATCAATCGCATAATATATCAGATAAGTGATCACACATCAAGCCAGTTAGAGAGTTCAATAAATTGATAAAAGCATCCCAGTACCCCTACTACAGTTTGTTGTATGTTGTGTGCTCTAACACTGATCAGAAAATAGGCCACTTTGTATTAGAAGGAGTaagtttaaaaaacacagttcacaaacaagtttattaaaaacattatcaaGATTTACATTCATGCTTTTGAAAGGTGCTTTTATCGTAAGCaaggaaaatatttatatgatcACTGCTTTCCCTGGGAATTGAACCTGTGAGGCTCTACTAAACTATAGGAAAGCCAAGCGTTGTTAACTAAGCATTACTAGTCAACTGCAAATAAAAAAGCTCTTCAAGAATTCAGTGAAGAAGAGATGAAAAAATAAGGAAGTGGCATGTATCCTATCAAATCCTTCTGTTGGATCGAGTCCTCATGCCTACACAATTGAGATCCAGCGCCAGACACAAGATCCTGtcagaaaatatgttttgtctGGTAACAGAACAACTCATCAGCAAAGTCTAATacccaaaccctgttaacagGAGGTCTTGTCTGATACCCAAAACGAGCAAAACACTATACAGTCTTCTGTCAGTCGAGAAGTTCACTGAGGAAAAAGCCAGTGAAAGTAAAGagcaggagacgaagtgatgatggtaaaaaGGAGAAGatttattgaatagtcttagctacgtctcaatgctcagactttGTCTGAAGAAGATACTGTAAATCCAACAAGCAGTGAAataccaaactgattcacaacaacatcccataaaccttcaGTTTCCATAAACATTCCCTCGTATCTCTTAATTGTAaagacaaacagcccttgaaaccacacagtcatagattaaacaacaatggaaaaaaatatataaaaaaataatataacatcaTATAAAAGACTAATCaataaatgaatcaatgaaatgagtatataaatgattatggtaaatgattatatgattgaatggaataataaaatgattaaatgattataaatgaatacacaaatgaagaataaatgaaaaatattaaaaaaagaaagtaaaacaacacaaatgaaTGGTTGCTCTCTTGAAGCAAAACAcagtttgcttttttaaatcctCAAATCAAcgttaaaattttgaaatgacatttattcatccaaTCACTTCTTACATGAAAGATTTAGTTGAGAAAACAATTTATGTGAATTCTTTGTGAAAGACACTGAACCTGAACCTTGTATTCCAAAACTATCTTCaatattacaaattttttttcttcactttaAACAATACATATTCACTTTTTAATATCTAAAAACCTAACAAACCTCTTtctgtgaaatgttttgattgaaatatatatttctacaaaaattctttaaaatgaagtgcacttattttgacatttttaattgtcTCATAGTTTTTGGTGCCACTGTATATCTTGTAATTATTCATCCTGTTGTTTAACAtcacacagagacactgaaTGGTTATAAAGCACAAATCCAGCATAAAGGGGTTCAGTGAATGTGGTGTTGAATGTGTGTAAGTGTctaagtgtgtttgtgtcagagatgctgtagaaggacagaatGCCGGCGGCCTCGTCCAGATACACTGCTACTTTGTTTAAAGGAGGTGCTGGGGGAGAAATGTATGTTTGATCTTTATAATGCCAGGCAATCAGATTCTCCCCAAAGCAGCCTAGAATCCAGGATTTTTTATTGCCTCCAAACCAGCAGTTAAAATCTTTCCTGTTGATTGATTTATAGGCCACTGCCACGTCACCCTCCCCAATCCATTCagcctcccagtaacagcgtccagaCAGACGCTCTTTACACAGAACCTGCTGACGGCAGTCA is a genomic window of Labeo rohita strain BAU-BD-2019 unplaced genomic scaffold, IGBB_LRoh.1.0 scaffold_391, whole genome shotgun sequence containing:
- the LOC127160576 gene encoding neoverrucotoxin subunit alpha produces the protein MAYHVFFFFDSLDHGGENMIKAGLQKYFCDLTLDPNTAHNRLSLSEGNKKLLYNSKPMSYPDHPERFDCRQQVLCKERLSGRCYWEAEWIGEGDVAVAYKSINRKDFNCWFGGNKKSWILGCFGENLIAWHYKDQTYISPPAPPLNKVAVYLDEAAGILSFYSISDTNTLRHLHTFNTTFTEPLYAGFVLYNHSVSLCDVKQQDE